The proteins below are encoded in one region of Gemmatimonadota bacterium:
- a CDS encoding amidohydrolase family protein, with the protein MIIDTHVHFYDTTRPGGVPWPPEDNALLYRPVLPHHFVERTEKMGVAGTVVVEASQLVEDNQWILDLAADNPCIVGFVGRLDPQTEDFEKNLDLFSANPLYRGIRLGLQRGSLEDQDALMPQLQKLADRDLQLDLMTNSKQLPINAVIAEQIPDLRIVIDHVAHVEVTGEAPDPEWVQGIQTIAKYSNVYCKVSGMVERAAQQPAPDDPAYYVPTLDVLWHAFGEDRLVYGSNWLVCERAAPYETVLSIVTHYIENKGPEAMEKFFWKNSKAAYKWIER; encoded by the coding sequence ATGATCATTGATACGCATGTTCATTTTTACGATACAACCCGACCCGGTGGCGTTCCCTGGCCGCCCGAAGACAATGCATTGCTCTATCGCCCCGTTTTGCCGCACCACTTTGTTGAACGCACTGAAAAGATGGGTGTGGCTGGGACGGTTGTAGTTGAAGCCAGCCAGCTCGTTGAAGACAATCAGTGGATTCTGGATCTCGCAGCAGACAATCCCTGTATTGTCGGGTTTGTGGGTCGTCTGGATCCCCAGACCGAAGATTTTGAGAAGAATCTCGATCTCTTTTCAGCCAATCCGCTCTATCGCGGGATTCGTCTGGGACTTCAGAGGGGTAGTTTGGAAGATCAAGATGCTCTTATGCCACAACTCCAAAAATTGGCTGACCGCGATTTGCAGCTCGATTTGATGACGAATAGCAAACAGTTGCCCATCAATGCTGTTATTGCCGAGCAAATTCCCGATCTGCGCATTGTTATTGACCATGTTGCACATGTGGAAGTGACGGGTGAAGCACCCGATCCCGAATGGGTGCAGGGTATTCAGACCATTGCTAAATACTCCAATGTGTATTGCAAGGTGTCTGGCATGGTTGAACGCGCAGCACAACAACCCGCCCCCGACGATCCAGCTTATTATGTGCCTACGCTCGATGTGTTATGGCATGCTTTTGGTGAAGACCGTCTGGTCTATGGCAGCAATTGGCTCGTGTGCGAACGCGCAGCACCCTATGAGACGGTGCTCAGTATTGTCACCCATTATATTGAGAATAAGGGACCGGAAGCGATGGAGAAGTTCTTCTGGAAGAATTCAAAAGCTGCGTATAAGTGGATTGAGAGGTGA